One region of Marivirga arenosa genomic DNA includes:
- a CDS encoding alpha/beta fold hydrolase, translating into MKNLIKKSRIILLIAGLLFSAHILKSENIISTKVIGKGQPMILIHGMSCSADVWSDVVNRYKSNYEIHLVTLKGFGNKENVESDHYLKAVRDEIISYTKENKLKNSILMGHSMGGFLSLWASATAPELFEKVISVDGIPYFPAIQMPNITPETAQGFVNQMKASMQNVTEEAYAQQQKMIIAGMIATPDKREQVVEMGINSNRSVTGQAYGEMYTTDIRPEMNNVKANVLVLGAWAAYEQYGSTKAIVEQNYEAQCKDIKNVKVAVADKAYHFIFYDEPEWFYGQVDSFLAMK; encoded by the coding sequence ATGAAAAATCTAATCAAAAAATCACGAATCATATTATTAATTGCTGGATTACTATTTTCGGCTCACATTTTAAAAAGTGAAAACATTATCAGCACTAAAGTTATAGGAAAAGGACAACCTATGATTTTGATACACGGCATGTCTTGCTCTGCTGATGTATGGTCAGATGTTGTTAACCGCTACAAATCAAATTATGAAATTCACCTGGTCACCTTAAAGGGATTTGGAAACAAAGAAAATGTAGAAAGTGATCATTACTTAAAAGCTGTAAGAGACGAAATTATATCCTACACTAAAGAAAATAAATTAAAGAACTCCATTTTGATGGGGCATAGCATGGGTGGTTTTCTTTCCTTATGGGCCTCAGCAACAGCTCCAGAATTATTTGAAAAAGTAATTTCAGTTGATGGAATTCCTTACTTCCCTGCTATTCAGATGCCAAACATTACTCCTGAAACGGCACAAGGATTTGTAAATCAAATGAAAGCTAGTATGCAAAATGTTACAGAAGAAGCATATGCCCAACAACAAAAAATGATTATCGCTGGAATGATTGCGACTCCAGACAAAAGGGAACAAGTAGTTGAAATGGGTATTAATAGTAACAGAAGTGTTACTGGACAAGCTTATGGCGAAATGTATACTACCGATATAAGACCTGAAATGAATAATGTAAAAGCGAATGTATTAGTATTAGGAGCTTGGGCTGCTTATGAGCAATATGGAAGCACAAAAGCTATAGTCGAACAAAACTATGAAGCTCAATGCAAAGATATCAAGAACGTGAAAGTAGCAGTAGCCGATAAAGCCTATCACTTTATTTTCTATGATGAACCTGAGTGGTTCTACGGACAGGTAGATTCATTTTTAGCTATGAAATAA